GCTGGGGGCACCGGCTCCGCTACATCAGCCGCGACGAGATGCGGGACTATCGGTACAAGGTGGCCAAGGAGCAGCGGCTGACCCCGCCCGGCGAATACCGCCAGGAGGAGCTGGACGCCATCCTGGCGCACCTTCCGCTTGAGGGGAGCCGGACATGGCGGGCGCATGCCGTGCTGGCCTTGTGCGGGCTACAGGGCGTTCGGCAGAACGCGGTCCTGCACCTGCGGTGGGAAGACATCGACCCGGCCTCCGGCACGGTCACCTGGCGGGCTGCCTACGACAAGGTGGGCCGGGAGTGGACGCAGCCGCTGCGGGCCAAGTCGCTCGCGATCCTTGAGGCCGTGCGCCCCAGGACGGGCGGCACCGGCTGGGTGTTCCCGGTCGGCAGCAAGAAGTCGGGCCGTGAGGTCTACTCCGGGCAGTCGCTGTGGGCGGCGCTCAGGCGGGCCGAGGATGCGGCTGGAGTGCCCCACCGGGAGCGGCGAGCGGCCCACGGCCTGCGCCGGATGCTGTTCAACGATGTGCTGGCGGAGACCGGAGACATCGGCGCGGCCATGTCGGCCATCAACGACACCGATCTGCGGGTGGCGAGTCGCTACCTCAAGGGTCGGGATGATCGAGTGAAGCTGGCGTTCGCGGCCCTCGACGCCAAACAGCCCCCAAACAGCCCTTTGGCCCCAAACCCCGAAACCCTGCCACCGCGTAAGTTGATGAAGCGTAAGCCTTTACAGAGTGCGCCGCGTAGGAATCGAACCTACAAC
This sequence is a window from Candidatus Sericytochromatia bacterium. Protein-coding genes within it:
- a CDS encoding site-specific integrase, with the protein product MTRTRLGQGRYGDHGHTVSLFVEGDRIVAVWRDKGLRRKKSWPNTKEARKEAVVWAKAFAEYRVKPVAGPVPLTTQELWLKYAEAEFPTLRPKTQRLYAQYWRQWEAYVSPERVAEDLGMQTITAFRGHLEGRGLAPSTIGQILKTVKTVYSWGHRLRYISRDEMRDYRYKVAKEQRLTPPGEYRQEELDAILAHLPLEGSRTWRAHAVLALCGLQGVRQNAVLHLRWEDIDPASGTVTWRAAYDKVGREWTQPLRAKSLAILEAVRPRTGGTGWVFPVGSKKSGREVYSGQSLWAALRRAEDAAGVPHRERRAAHGLRRMLFNDVLAETGDIGAAMSAINDTDLRVASRYLKGRDDRVKLAFAALDAKQPPNSPLAPNPETLPPRKLMKRKPLQSAPRRNRTYNLADFRSGETPEVVGISGVDDDRNDTETPRNAPEGQIKRPPNGPQNRCQPVRLPGDAWGCP